One Pyxicephalus adspersus chromosome 3, UCB_Pads_2.0, whole genome shotgun sequence genomic window carries:
- the FAM149A gene encoding protein FAM149A isoform X2: protein MQKAAIRTSSTGRLKPGTHQHRHNPSPHTELVVIGKGLSQRRTDHRVDPLPVHFTHPVQEAIHNYTCESIYSLPSSGHTTPTELNNSWSGIQSYTTGLSTERSSVYSWTDDEFDKANAQRVHQLFWDVDEMLFEGAVTTQNKNLKPECKDWTERSPHLRILGKQLIFPKDEGFQHIQSKTASPTTGTSTGCHTSVEDIGSLRQLCVSGSRLVPSVSPLQRTEESIPGASFLDFESSTYSFLEEEIYDADGTVEEFLAYDSREHDDESLDQKKAHIHQKRSRRGIPPVSPNDCIKDSVAAEAFDDVWRTIVESLKELIIKSWEHGNDEIKHSETIPNIVNKYIQLPIPRITSATTGVPPSRGSEARSMSFGTYVFTPQTSRNLSGDLNGVMTIQAKPLQHRHSGLSEKTHEQEDKSLNMFPRGLNSARNRFGKLNESNFLSSSRLLHTPSRKTPTHRRLPALTLEPLPSKTLNVYSDEVLRGTKLYTGLDRLSSPSIQSSRNKLPPINSDTAEQHLSVPGSRYSANRGKHPHSRISSAVPDTTGRRPLRERTGIVEQFSRPNTTHTFRSETSHRRSFTPLDFANHTWTGQAFLTSSQYQPKSFQRNPPNSRRKFQVTS, encoded by the exons ATGCAAAAAGCCGCAATCCGAACCTCATCCACCGGCAGACTGAAGCCCGGGACTCACCAGCACCGCCACAACCCCAGCCCCCACACCGAGCTTGTGGTCATCGG AAAAGGATTGTCTCAAAGAAGAACAGACCATCGGGTGGATCCTCTGCCAGTACATTTCACACACCCTGTTCAAGAAGCCATTCATAACTATACATG TGAATCGATTTACTCTCTTCCATCCAGTGGACATACTACCCCAACAGAGTTAAATAATTCATGGTCAGGAATACAGAGCTACACTACTGGACTGTCCACAGAGAGGAGCTCAGTCTATTCCTGGACTGATGAT GAATTTGATAAAGCTAACGCACAGAGAGTGCATCAGTTGTTCTGGGATGTGGATGAAATGCTGTTTGAGGGTGCTGTCACTACACAGAACAAGAACCTGAAACCAGAATGTAAAGATTGGACTGAGAGATCACCCCATTTAAG aatattaggGAAACAACTAATTTTCCCTAAAGATGAAGGCTTCCAGCACATTCAGAGTAAAACTGCAAGTCCCACAACAGGTACAAGTACTGGATGCCACACATCTGTTGAAGACATTGGATCCTTGAGGCA GCTGTGTGTGTCTGGGTCGAGGCTTGTTCCTTCAGTGTCTCCTTTACAAAGAACAGAGGAGTCCATACCCGGCGCAAGTTTTTTGGATTTCGAGTCTTCAACATACTCATTTCTGGAGGAAGAGATTTATGATGCAGATGGGACTGTTGAAGAGTTCCTCGCCTATGACAGCAGAGAACA TGATGATGAAAGTCTGGATCAGAAAAAAGCCCACATACACCAGAAGAGGTCCAGGCGCGGCATTCCTCCTGTGTCCCCTAATGACTGCATTAAAGACTCCGTAGCTGCAGAAGCATTTGATGATGTTTGGAGAACTATTGTGGAATCATTGAAAGAGCTGATTATTAAATCATGGGAACATGGCAACG ATGAAATAAAACACTCAGAAACTATACCAAACATAGTAAATAAGTATATTCAGCTCCCGATTCCACGTATAACATCAGCGACAACAGGCGTTCCTCCATCCCGGGGATCAGAAGCAAGGAGTATGTCCTTTGGCACTTATGTTTTCACGCCACAG acCAGTCGTAACCTAAGTGGTGACCTGAATGGAGTAATGACAATACAAGCTAAGCCATTACAACACAGACATTCTGGTCTGTCTGAGAAGACACA tgaaCAAGAAGACAAATCTTTAAACATGTTTCCAAGAGGATTGAATTCTGCACGGAACCGGTTCGGAAAGTTAAATGAGAGCAATTTTCTGTCATCCTCTCGCCTTCTGCACACTCCTTCCAGGAAAACACCTACACATCGAAGACTGCCTGCTCTAACTTTAGAGCCCTTGCCATCTAAAACACTTAATGTTTACAGTGATGAAGTTCTCAGGGGTACAAAACT atACACAGGACTGGACAGATTGTCTTCCCCGTCCATCCAAAGCAGCAGGAACAAGTTACCCCCAATTAACTCTGATACAGCGGAGCAACATCTGTCTGTGCCTGGTTCTCGCTACTCGGCT AACAGAGGAAAGCATCCTCATAGCCGGATATCTAGCGCTGTGCCTGATACTACAGGAAGACGCCCCCTACGGGAAAGAACTGGCATTGTGGAGCAGTTTTCAAGACCCAATACAACCCACACTTTCAGG tCAGAGACATCACATAGAAGATCTTTTACTCCTTTGGATTTTGCTAATCATACATGGACAGGACAAGCCTTCCTAACAA GCTCACAGTATCAACCAAAATCATTTCAGAGGAATCCTCCAAATTCAAGAAGAAAATTTCAAGTAACCTCTTAA